In the Primulina tabacum isolate GXHZ01 chromosome 15, ASM2559414v2, whole genome shotgun sequence genome, TTAAGTTTGATAGAATCTATGCCATTTTGGTATAGACGATGAATACCAACAACAGCAAGCTCCAGTCTGTACCTCAACTCATTGCCCACCTGAACTCCAGGTACTTCTCCCAAAATCTTGCCCGTGTAAACTTCTTTTCCTTGTCTTTGATTTGATTTGCGGACGAAGGTCAATCCTTTTAGTCGCCTTCCTTGGGCTGCCTCGACTTTTCCCGCTGCTTGTGCATGGACTTCACTTCTTCTTCATGCAAGAGCTTTCTACAAATAGCATGAAAAAACCAGAGAGTTTCTTCCTCTCTTTTGCGAGCATCGCCATGACTGCAACTTTTAGGTCCAAAAGGAGGCAGAATGGCCTTAAAACCTTTAGTTTAAGAATGTCAGGTGAGTATGCCTCTGTCCGTAACCTCTCTTATCAGTGAGTACTAATGCACCTGGACTCCAGTATGCAACACTGGGCTGAACTGTAACATTGCGATCTATAGATGCCCCTTCTAAAAATTTTGACTTTTGCGACAGCTTTTACCTTGTGTCACCCCCGAAAAAATTGCTTCCTCGTTTTTCCTCTATCTGAATGGCCACAACCAACTTTCGCTTTCTTCCATGTACCATAAGGAGGAACCACCAAACTATGCACAACCTTCCTATCCGTTTCATCCACCAAACTCAATACACCATGTGTCAGCTTCATTTTATTGCTACTGCCTGGCGAATGAACAACCAACCACCTCTTTTCCTATGGGTCCATAGGGATCCTCATCACTGCCAGCAAACACTGCCTGGGACATAAAATTCTGGGCAGTTTCAGGCTGGTGATCATTGGCACCATGGTATTCTTCATCCTCAATGACAAGTCTTCCATCAGCACCAGAGGAAACAGAAGCTGTTTTCTGTATAGATGGCCCTGTACAAATCTGCCATGAGATCACTCTTTGAAGTAAAGCCTGTAGATTCTCGTGGCCAAGATCAAAGCTGCTTTCTCACTTTTCCTGTTCAGCTGTTCTAGCCCCACCCCTGAACTGGCTGAGTACACATTTAGTTCACCAAATATAAATTATCTCCTAAGCCAGAATTTTCAAGCCACCATTTGGAATGGAACGTGAACAATTAATTATATTGGGGGATTGGTCAATGTTATTATCATCACTGGTACCAATATTAAAAATAGgattaaaaattgaatttttttttattacaaatgACTTCATTTTGTAAGATTTTGAGCATTTAAacttatataaatattaaatgaagtttggaaaaaataaaaaaaagtggACATGAAATGACTTATATATGAACATTGATAagcattaatttttatattattattgcaatttatttttaaattaaagaaAGTGTTTTTATAATACAAGTTAAATTAggtaattttattgataataaataaaaataaatcaccTTATATTGTTGTTTGGTTTTCTCTCTATTTCTTttatggtttttttttaaattaaattttttatttaagaaaaaatcagtgtatttatttttgaaggaatAATATGTTTTCAATAtgatttctttttttaaaaaaaattaactgtTACAGCAGTGGCAAAATGCAAAGTGCCGTCGATACTCCGTAGACTCCATGCGTTGTACACGTGTGAAAAATGGGAAAACAACAAAGCTGAGGGTACAATTGGCATTTCACTAATCTACGATCTGCCAATATGGAAATTGATCTGGCATTATCATCAACATTTAACACAGAGCACGAATGAATGGCATTTGGGCACAATTTTTCGCAGTAATCTTCTCATTTGGATCGTAGATTCTTTTCCAGTTGCATCGGAGGTAGACTCTcccgatttttttttctttttaccgAATCGGAGGGTTTAAGATCTGTCAGTTATCATCCAAAGTTGCTTGCTTGGATTTCCGGGGCATTTCTTTGTTAATTAATGTTTTTGTTTATCTTGGTCTTGGGATTTTGATATTATCGTGTTGCGAAAATGCCGGTGAAGAGTGGGAATGCGTCGATCCGGGATCGGACGCAGGAGTTTTTGGGGATAGCGCTGAGGCTAAAGAAGTCACCAACGTCGCAGAATGGGCCGAGCAGCAGTGGATCGAAGCTAGAGGAACCGCGGTCCGCGGTGGCTATGCAGTCGGAATTCAATCGGAGAGCGTCGAAGATTGGGCTCGGGATTCATCAGACCTCGCAAAAGCTATCTAAACTGGCAAAATGTGAGTGAGTGAATTTTGGGTTTTTTCCTCTATCAACAATGGTTGTTTTTAACTTTTGGGATTCTGCTTTGAACCTGTATGACTGCGATTTATGGATATACTCGTTATGGTTCTTCTTGCATACTTTTGTACATGACTTAGAGCTCCATTTGATTTATAAATTATATGCATCGTTACTGCttgttttttattttgcatCTGAAATTTGGTGGTGCGGTTGAAGAATACGAAGTTGTGGGGATGCCAATTGGACCATTATGTCTTGGTTCTCCCACAAATTTTAATTTCTCgatgatgatttgaaataacTATTCAAGTGCAAAGTTTTATGTCTTGCTTCGATGATCTTGCTTTAAGCTAACAAAAATCAAGTCAATGTAATATTGTTGTCGAGGTTTTAAAACTCAATCAAGCTGAATATAAATATACTCCCCTAGGCACACTTCTATATGAGCAATCGGACTCTATCTTGTTTTTCATATTATGCTTGAAAAACCTGTATTTCTAGTTTATGACATTGCTTTATTTTTATGGAGTGGTGTGATCAAATTGACGATTTCATCCTTTTTACCGCAGTGGCGAAGAGGACTTCAGTTTTTGACGATCCCACCTTGGAAATCCAGGAGATAACATCTGTTATTAAGCAAGATATAACTGCACTTAACTCTGCTGTAGTAGAACTCCAGCTTCTCAGCAATTCACATAATGAAACGGGGAATACATCCAGTGATACCACCAGTCATTCTACCACAGTCGTAGATGACTTGAAAAATCGATTAATGAGCACCACGAAGGAGTTCAAGGAAGTTTTGACCATGCGAACAGAGGTGAGCTGAGAAATTGCTTGCAACATTTGTATCCATGAATGTGTTTCTCTATTCCTTTTTTAGTTGGCGAACATTTACTCAAATATTGTTTGTCCCACTCTCTGAATCAAATTACATTTTGTGGGGTATTTTTGCAGAACTTGAAGGTTCATGAAAACAGAAGGcagttattttcttcttctgctTCCAAGAACCCTGCAAATCCTTTTGTTCGCCAGCGTCCTTTGGCTGCAAAGTCTGCTGCCAGTACCTCTGCTCCCCCGCTTCCTTGGGCTAGCGGGACACAATCTACAACTCAACTATTCCCAAAGTAAGTCTACAATGTGTATTTCGAGTCAGTTGGTCTCAAGGATTCTTGGTTTGCTTTTTACTTTTTTTGCTTGCACCTTTAATTGAAAAAACGGTGTGATTGACGATTATTTTATTAACAGTTTAAGTGCCGCAATAGTTTTTTGAAGGACTTGAATGTAGGTCAGGgtcaaatattttatgattccgACGAAAAAGCGTCATAACATGCCCAGATATGAACAGAT is a window encoding:
- the LOC142527687 gene encoding syntaxin-32-like; protein product: MPVKSGNASIRDRTQEFLGIALRLKKSPTSQNGPSSSGSKLEEPRSAVAMQSEFNRRASKIGLGIHQTSQKLSKLAKLAKRTSVFDDPTLEIQEITSVIKQDITALNSAVVELQLLSNSHNETGNTSSDTTSHSTTVVDDLKNRLMSTTKEFKEVLTMRTENLKVHENRRQLFSSSASKNPANPFVRQRPLAAKSAASTSAPPLPWASGTQSTTQLFPKNQVDGEAQPLLQQQQNQQQQQMVPLQDGYMQSRAEALQNVESTIHELGNIFNQLATLVSQQGEIAIRIDENMDDTVANVEGAQGALLKYLNSISSNRWLMIKIFFVLIFFLMIFLFFVA